The following proteins come from a genomic window of Diadema setosum chromosome 20, eeDiaSeto1, whole genome shotgun sequence:
- the LOC140244051 gene encoding uncharacterized protein, whose product MSSTGFQPVCVLYQGNNSPFDGTCQLVCRHQIQEEEFNQGDVVQVSNLPAGGNDGNQDSSEARQAIIMGREMVSSLVGTLFGTTVKKKSNKRPHSEVDEASHTNEENDTLLHEILATVKDIRSEVVKQGLELANIKKHQKQLDAKMTLLTNSIPSNSGWEEFAESSTLVPAKAVGKGEAAATAPSEVQGEMVETENGEIVTVKAEPCWSDSSDENMDGESSTCEVSRVSEIASGDEEGVSSAKYTSFAAPMSNQSYLTDALAHATQNKTIELGTPHFKVVMTVSEFEDIVYKANNASSFAYRLANKCFTVKEMIEGNTRGGGMRSNGRIFKQLNPDAIDMIIAEVKKIFPNSASDRVLTRCVKNAINERCRNVRKKLNRTMLVNPNVSSELWE is encoded by the exons ATGTCCTCAACTGGATTCCAACCAGTGTGCGTCCTCTACCAAGGGAACAACTCTCCATTCGACGGGACATGTCAGCTAGTTTGCAGACACCAAATTCAGGAGGAGGAATTCAACCAAGGGGATGTTGTTCAG GTGTCTAATTTGCCAGCTGGTGGAAATGATGGCAACCAGGATAGCAGTGAGGCGAGGCAAGCCATCATCATGGGACGGGAAATGGTCTCCAGCCTAGTGGGCACTCTGTTCGGAACCACAGTAAAG AAGAAATCCAACAAACGCCCACACTCGGAAGTAGATGAAGCTAGCCATACCAATGAG GAAAACGATACACTTCTGCACGAAATCCTCGCGACCGTGAAAGACATAAGAAGCGAGGTAGTGAAACAAGGGCTGGAGCTagcaaacatcaaaaaacaCCAGAAGCAGCTTGATGCCAAGATGACTCTCCTCACTAACAGCATCCCAAGCAATTCAGGTTGGGAAGAATTTGCAGAGAGTTCCACGTTGGTCCCCGCAAAAGCTGTGGGAAAGGGCGAGGCTGCCGCCACTGCCCCATCCGAAGTACAAGGGGAGATGGTGGAAACAGAGAATGGGGAAATAGTGACTGTGAAAGCAGAGCCTTGCTGGTCTGATTCATCTGATGAGAACATGGACGGAGAGTCAAGCACTTGTGAAGTCAGTAGAGTGTCCGAGATTGCTTCGGGTGACGAGGAAGGGGTCAGCAGCGCCAAGTACACATCTTTTGCTGCGCCAATGTCTAATCAGTCCTACTTGACGGATGCTCTTGCGCATGcgacacaaaacaaaaccataGAACTCGGTACGCCCCACTTCAAGGTGGTGATGACGGTCAGCGAGTTTGAAGATATTGTCTACAAAGCAAATAATGCTTCGAGCTTTGCATACCGCCTTGCAAACAAGTGCTTCACGGTGAAGGAGATGATCGAAGGAAACACGCGCGGTGGCGGCATGCGATCGAACGGACGGATATTCAAGCAGCTCAATCCTGATGCCATTGACATGATTATAGCCGAGGTAAAGAAAATATTTCCAAACAGCGCTTCTGACAGAGTGCTGACACGATGTGTGAAAAACGCAATCAATGAGCGATGCAGAAATGTCCGGAAGAAACTAAACCGCACCATGCTTGTCAATCCCAATGTTTCTTCAGAACTTTGGGAATGA